The sequence gacaGCACACTCGGAACACGATTATTACACTGGAGGGTAATTACACAGTACCACGATAACAGGGAATCAGAATCACCCACTGCCTGGAGCTTAATGTGCCAACATACTAACAATTCAAGAACTGCCTTATTGTCTCACTAGTAATTAAACAAACTGCATGGAAGAACAACACTCAAAGAGTCGATGTACTAATACAGGAAGGCAAATAAAGTAGGAACTGCGAACTGGAACATATATTTGTAATTCTGGTCTTCTGCAATGCTCCGAAGTAACCTCCATCAGTAGCGGTCATCATAAGTGCGTGCTGCTGCCCGGCTGGGACGATCATATGGGGCAGGCCTATCTCTGTAACTCCCAGCAAAGCGAGCAGGTCCACCGGTCCCGTATCTGTCACCACTCCCCATGCGCATGCCACCTCTGTCATAACCACCAGAGCCTCTAGGTTCATCACGATAGTAACTTCCACCAGACCGTCCTCCATCTCTTTCATAGCTTCTTTCCCTGGTAAATCCACTTGATGCATAACGATCAGAAGCACCATATCTGTCACCTGTAAAACGATCGGCAGTTGGTGGATAGCGATCAGTAGCATATCGATcacgtccaccaccaccatagcGATCATCAACATAGCGCCCACCATCATATCGGTCATCAACATAGCGGTTAGCAAAACGGTCTGATCCTCCAAAGCGGTCACCACGTCCACCACCAGTTCCACCGCCATATCTGGAAGGGGGAGAGTACCTTCCAGTTCTaccacccccacctccaccgGAATAAGGACATTCACGAGCCCAATGTCCCGCACGGCCACATTTGAAGCAGTCATCATTTGCAGAGGGAACTGCATCACCTCCCCCGCGATATCCACCTCTAGCACCAGATGAGTAAgtaccaccgccaccgccaccaccaccaccatagccATAGCCATCATCAGTGTTCATCCTAGGTTGAGCCTTGTTCACAGAAATGGTTCTGCCATCTAGTTCTCCATTATGCATTCCCCGAATTGCAGCATCCACAGCCCGAGGTTCTGAGAATGTAACAAACCCAAATCCACGGGAGCGGCCTGTGTCTCTTTCCAATACGACCTATACATACAATGAAAGTGAACTGATGGGTACATAGCAACTGTATATGATAATGAACCTAAAAAATCAAACGCTAACAATGGCATGCACATACAAATTGGGACACATGAAGTGACAACAGCTGAAGCAAATTTCATGCATGCAACCAGTCAAACCATCTCAGACAACTCTGGAAGGATAACAGGCAAATCCCCTTTTACCACTGTTCAAACAACCTATGAAAGTTCAAATCTGTTAACTGCCCAATGGTACAGTATGCTAGTGATCTCCAGATCAGAACTTGAAGTTGCCAGAGTCTAGAGGATATCGGTAGGCACTGCACACTGCCAAAACAACATGTAGGCTTCTTTGTGTCTTATGTGCTGCAGGAACAGGTAAGCTCACCATCAAACAAACTGACACAAAGATCAAGTATTTGGCCAGCACTACAGATGCAAAGAAAGGAGTTACAGATGAAGTTCTAATAAGAACATGGTCAGATGTTAGTTGGGTCTGCCATATACCTTCAAGGCAAAATACTTGCAGTATCTAAACTAATTCTTAATTCTTATCTTCTGCTGTTTCTTTGTCATGCGCAGTTAAGCATGTCCATTTCAAGGAAGTGGCAATGTCAAGGCGCCGAATAATTGTCTTCCAGGCAAATGAGAGCATGTAAAGAGCAGTATCATCTGTACCACCTGACTAATCATAGGATTCAAACAAATCTGCCTCTGCCTTTCTTATCAAAATGGATCCAGAACCATTATGCAGAAAATTTTTGCTGTATGTCACATCCACACTCCCAGTCATGTTTAATTCTGTTGAATTCATTAATAATAGCAATGATAATTCATTTGCTGCAATCTTAAGCTGACATCAGTTATCAGAACTAGCATCGCAAAGACAGATCTCTGCTTCTGCCCACAAAACAGAGCACAGCTGTCA is a genomic window of Oryza glaberrima chromosome 7, OglaRS2, whole genome shotgun sequence containing:
- the LOC127778695 gene encoding glycine-rich RNA-binding protein RZ1C; its protein translation is MAEKEVGRIFVGGLSWDTTERTLERAFSEYGKVIETQVVLERDTGRSRGFGFVTFSEPRAVDAAIRGMHNGELDGRTISVNKAQPRMNTDDGYGYGGGGGGGGGTYSSGARGGYRGGGDAVPSANDDCFKCGRAGHWARECPYSGGGGGGRTGRYSPPSRYGGGTGGGRGDRFGGSDRFANRYVDDRYDGGRYVDDRYGGGGRDRYATDRYPPTADRFTGDRYGASDRYASSGFTRERSYERDGGRSGGSYYRDEPRGSGGYDRGGMRMGSGDRYGTGGPARFAGSYRDRPAPYDRPSRAAARTYDDRY